The sequence below is a genomic window from Pleuronectes platessa chromosome 13, fPlePla1.1, whole genome shotgun sequence.
CTCTTAGTGGATTATTTTATTCAATGATTGTATTTATCTCACAACTGGCGTCAGGAAACTTGCAAATCTAATTATCACCTACTGAGGAATTATTTCAAGTTTGTAATGCTATTGACAGACAGATGAAAACAGTGACGTGATTAGAAGGAAGCCAGACATCCTAGCAGAACATTGGCAGCTATTAAATACCAATTTTACCAAACACGCAGTCTGGCAAGGAGAACAAACATATgtcaacacaaaagaaaaaatttgATTGGCATATGTGAAACCTGCAGCCTGGATGCCTCAAGGGAGAGTCTGAACATCTGAGCAGCTGAATCAGCAGTTACAGGACAGAGAGGGCTCCAGTTATTCCTGTACACATGATCAGGTTAGAAACTCTTCACAGTGAGAGTATGTTTCCTTTTGTGGAGTCAGGTGGCTCCGGTGGTTAAGATGATCCCAGCaggtccttcttcttctctgtctgttgtAGTAATGCCATCAGGGCTGCAGCTCGGGGTTAATGTGCTGGTCATGGATAACACTTTTAAAACCCGTGGAAATGTGCGTTTTGCAGTGCTTGTTGTGACCCGCTGATCCCAGCACTTTGATGACCCGCACTAACCCTCTGCAGCACCTCTGGCAATTTGAACCCGCACGTGTGACGTTGTTAATCCAGAACTGTTACTCTTCAAACAAAAAGCTCCCTGCTGAATGGGCTTCGTTTATCCCAGTAAAGCACCATTAGACACGTTCCTGTGCAGTTCTTCTCTTTGGTGTGGAGAGAAGGCTGCAGGGCCAGTGAGGTAAATCACTAATCACTCAGGTTTGTCATCAACAAACCAATAAGTTTTTCCTCTAATAGGTTATTTTAATATGGACCAGGTGGGATGTCTGACCCTACAGGCAAGGCTTTAAATAGGTACTGTTGTCTCTAAGAGTTAACCCTGCACATGCTGATGATATGCAAAATATTCAGTATTATATTCAACATGAATCTCAAAGCTGCATCTATtacttttttttgcagaaaaaCTGACACATCATGTTATCAAGTTGATTTTATGATAACATGTAAGCAGACAGTCGCCTGCTTCTGTTTCTTTGCACCTGATGAACACAAGTTTAATATGTCCTCTCCTTTctgctctgtttttggtctTCACCTTTTTTGGAGGGAAGTATTTGGCTCCGTAGCTGCTATGTAAACTTTGATGAGCAAGTTGTGTGCAGTgggtttaataataaaaaaaaggtgtcGATTGAAGTCCAATGGGAGTGATGAGACTAAACGAAAACATTTAAGTAGCATTGAAACCGAAAACATGAGCAAAGAATGCTCCAATGCTCTGAGGACCTGAGAGGAACTGTAGAAACAGTTGATAATTCTTAAGCCTGGAAATATAATTTAAGCAGTTgtttatagaaaaaaatatactttGAGCAGCTTTAAATATTGGTATTAGTTGAATCTAGTATTAACAATTAATCAAAATCCATGGCTTCAATATGAACAAGTTATATTGTTCAATTATTGATTAATTCCTCAAACTAACAAATGTTAGAAACAAGTGAAAAACTACCTGTAATTCCTCAACTCCAGGGCCAGTTAGTTTAAACATATCAGCAATATAGAACTTAATATGGCTAGAAATGATGAAGAGATTAAAATACCATACCAGTATATTTCCAGATTAACAGGATTAacagttgaatctaatctaatctaatctaattattatttatctatAGTTTAAGGACACATttctgctcctgagtgaaggatgtggttttaaacttgtcgttgaatgacaaacacttgatgaagAACTTACTATTGATGTGACATCATTACTATgcaggattttttattttgtacataCAATTTTCTATGGATATTAATGATCTACTATAACATGTATATTCTCTCTTTCTTAGAAGCAATATAATGATCTTATATATCTGTTTATCTAATTTGTTGACTGATCAATCGATTATTTGTCTCAGCACTAAACAGTCAGTGAGGATCACCTGTCCCCACCGTCCTGGTGGTGCCCGGCCCTGCAGCTCATGTTATTCACAGTCAGTCACTCTGCTCCTGACTGATCAGTCCTCTCAGAACACCAcgttttattctctctctcatgcTTTGCAGTGTGATACTGGCCTGAAAGAATCTCAAACACCTACAGGCTCACGTGTTGTTGTCAGTCGCTTGATAAAACGACTGAGGTCATACAGATTCACTCATCTCCTGACCATCCTCCTCCACGCTCTGTAAAGTCTTCACTTCTGACTGtgtgcacatttgtgtgtgtgcgtaagcAAACATATGTGTGAGTTTTACAAAGGCTCAAtacctctgtgtctttgtggcaGAAAATGAGAgttcagagcagcagagagaatgGCTGTGTGCTccggtgtgtgtgcacatatgtgTGTACTTTCTGGGGGTTTAAATTGAGGGGTTGGGGGGGCTGCCTACCTATCTGAACTGAGGCATGGGACCTGCTATCTGTTTCTCATTTTCGGCGGCGCTCTGTGGTTTTCCAGCAGTGACAGGCCTCAGAGTGGAAACTGGCACTAACGAGCAATTAcatcctgcctgcctgccaggGATTATGGGATTACAGGCTGACCGGGCTTCAGtctgctcgctctctctctctctctctctgcctctctctctctctgcctctctctctctctctctctctctctgtctgcactctccctctcttccctgtgCTCAACTTGTCTCTCCTGTCAGACCTTTCCCTCCCATTCGGTCGCTCAATTATCTTTTTCCCATTTGTCCCCGGACGATAACCCATTCTCAGGTTTTTAATTCTCCGTAACTCTTATCATGTGATTCTTTCACATCTCATTCCCTCCACCGCTCCTCCTCCGgcttttttcttcctttgaCTTTGCGGCTGCCCTGCCTAGTTAAGACGTTAACTGCTGAAGAGTGAAATTGGTTTAGAGGAAAAGTGGAGAATATCTGGtttagagaaaaatactttAATGTTTATTAAACATGAAATTAACATGACGTGAAATTCACAATTGTTacttcaaaaaatatatatatattttatctgtGTGAAGCCAATTGAAGTTATTTGTTAAAGTTGCTTCAACTATTTCCCTTTTTCAGTTTATAGCTTTAGATCACATTTTTATCCTTTTTCCTAGACTACTGATTTAGATTAAAAACAGCCATCCAGTCAGAATGTGAGCACTCGGTGTTGCACCCTGAAGCCCCTTCATTGACATCATGAAAAGATATTAAACTCTGTCAACGCCACAAGCCAGATTAAAGCAAAGTTACAAAACCCATTTTCACACCGCTCTGGATGAATATATGCAGAGCTCTGGGGCACATGCATGTACAGCAGATATCATCATCATGCCTCGTTTTTTTGTGGGACCTCCACCGATCTCTGAGTGTCTGGTAGTGATCAAACGGCTCTCCTGGTGTTCTGCCTCTCTCCCCTGCATCTCCCCTTACACCACAGGTGTCTTTTATTGAGCCAGCCGTGATTTACTGTACTCCAGGTTTCCTCCTCGCCGCTGCAATCAGGCACCGCCTCAGTGACAGGTTAAAGCTCCAGGTCAGAACATTTCACGCACGCGCTTACAGCAGAGAGCAGAGTGCGTCTCTAATAGGTGGTCATTATCAGAGAGGTTTGGCTTTTAGAGGGAGGTGAAACaacaggagatttttttttttaacatgttgaGAGGTTTATGGAGGCTCTGCGGGCACAGCTCAGGTCTGAGGGTGTAATAGTATACAGTAGGCACGTAGATCACTAATcagaaacacattcatgttGCCCTGGTTCTTTTCCGTGTCTGCtttaagaaaataacaataataacgtCTTTTAAAGTAATACACAgataattattgtattatttatttggcCTTACGAAGCCAAGGTGGTGTAATGATGCTGATGTTAAGCATTTGAGAGAAAAATTGAAGGCTcgtatggatgtatggatggatggatggatggatggatgattggatggatggaagTGAAGTACAGTTATCTACAATGTTCTTGCTCTCGTCTGTTCAAAGTAACTGAGCCCGTTTAACAACTAATCttttaatgtaaaacaaatgttgCTTAACCACATGAAGTCATGTAAATTCCACTAGAGTCAAGATTAATGAGCAACAGAACTTTCTAGTTTATAATTAGATTCATGTGGATTAAAAAACTCTTTAAGTCTTTTTGATAACAGGAAATTTTAACGAATATGTATTTACTCTGTTCTGGCTTCATGGTGGTCTAATGAAGAAGTTGTATGTCATATTTTCATTGTTAAGTACCGAcaataatgaataaaaactCTCATATTGTCCCTGCTTAAGGGCACAAGCATGTTCAATGCATGTTATATTAAGAGACCTGACTTCTGTAGTGGCAGCCTCTGTTTCTTTACCTCATAAAAGACATATTAGCAACAGCTTATAGCAGCAGAATAAGCAGAAGGAAAGAGTAGCTGACTCTGGGCTCTAAGGGCTGAACCTGCTTCAGGAGGGTTTACTCACTTAGCTGAATGTGAACCACTGGGGCGCAGGGGACCAACAATGAAAATGGAAGGTGACAAgacctctgcttctctctgctgcagacGTGCAGACTGATGGACAAATCAAAGGCTTTAATCAGGCAAACAAGGAAGGATCTCATGCCTTTCTAAACACGCATTGGAAATGTGCACATATGCGGCATTGGATCTGAAACTGTTCGCACACACACCATCAGTGAGCTTGGGTCGGTCTGGTGCTCCTCAGGACCAGTGTCCCCCTCCTTCTTGTAATCCTCTCTCCACACCTCAGCTCCCCAAAGCACCTCATCCCCTGAAAAGGCTGCAGGCATCGGGCTGTAAACGGCTCCAGAGTACCGAGGTGAAAGGAACCAGCAGACGGGCCTATATGTAGACTCCCGGCTCGCTAATCTAAGTGGGGCTAAACACTCCCAGCTGTGGTATTAGTGACTCAGAATGGCACCTCTCCTGAGAGCCGGCGAGGATCTGTAACCCTGCGTCCCACCTCACACCAGGTCTTAAATCAGCTCCGAGTCAGAGGGAGCGAGAAGTCGACACAGTTTGGTTTTAGGTTGCAGGGGTGGCTTGCACTCCGTCTGTCGGTCTGAATTATGctcagtctgtctctccctgtcctcTTGTTCCCTCTCCCACCCCTCTGTGTCTGGATCACCACAGCTGGAACATGCACGATTGCATAAATGAATCAACGGGTCTTATCACGACCTGTGATCCTGAACTTTTTGTCAGTCTTCCATCTCGCAGCGCAGACAGAGCTGCTTTGACTGTTAAATAAACATGGCACGCTACATATCAGTGAGATCTACGAACGGCACATGCTCAAAGACGCTGCTATGTGCGCTCAGCATCGCTGTAGTTCACTGCCGAGGTTGTACAAAGCTTCTTAGAGATGGCAGATGTGGTTTCAAAGGTGCTGGAGGTATCAGACGGTTGTTTCCCCCCGACTAACCTTTGACTAAGCTGGGTGAAAAGTATTttacaagagagagaaaagtaaagagGGGAATTAAAAAGGGCAGAAAAAGACAGAACACAACCCTGGAAGTTAAAGTtccaaaagaaacacaagagGAAAGTGGTATTTTCGGACTAATTTGGCTGATGTGAGACTCTGCAGGAGGCTGCACCAAAGTAACAACCTTTTTAACTTTAACTATTGAACCATCAGAAAGCTTTAAAGTCAGGGGTTTTGCTACCATCCTACTATATTTTAAGTCTTTTAAAATGTAGCACATCATTTATATTAAAGTTAGAATGATGTACAATgtaaatatatgaatgtaacataATCTATAGACGAGACGTCCTTAAATGGCAAGTAGAGCACCTGTTTGAGCACCTTTAAATCCATGTGGACGTGGCAACTGTCCCCGCTGCAGAGGATTCTCTGATATGATCAACATCTCCAGAACCGATGCTAATGAGCCGCGGTGCTGTTTCTTCAACTGCTGTTTCCAAGATGAACAATTAGCAGTCATTCTCACTTTCATGAGCAGTTTTTGAAGATAAGCTACTGGGCCCTGATAAATTGTAATGGTCATTTCTCGTTGACCACAAGAGCTGGTCCTAGGACAAAGGATCTGTTACACAAATTTATGCAAATTTTTCACGAAATTCTTGTATTTTTTCAGGTGAATTTCTTTGTTTTACCATACAGACCTCTAAAGTTAAATCAAGCTAAATTTGTTAGTTCTTTATGGCCAaagttttatttggatctgaaccaaaaTATACACACTAATTTATATCAGTCCTCTCAACATgtctgattattttcatcaagattcatgaacaATTTTCTGTGAAATCAaaggaaatgttgaaaacaaatattGGAACCACCCTCTGATACTACTATGTAAGACATTGTTTTTGGTACAAAAGTTACAGTGAATAAATACTGAATttagattttatgttttttatctttAGCCACGCGAGACGCATATCTTTGTGCATGGCCCTGACATTCTATTGGTTGGTTGTTCCACTTCAGTCTACACTGAAGTATCTCAACCACTGGacttatttcattaaaatgttcttAGTATCCAGAGGATGACTTGATGACTAATGACTTGATGCAGGTCATACGAGGAACAGGACATGAGGTTCCTATGTTTTTGACGCTCTACCCATTGCTCATTCTCACATTTACGAAGCCACAAAAGAACCAGATTACCTCACGTTGTGGCCTCTCGGCAGCCGGAACAATCCTCCACCCTGCACGTACTATATATAAACATCTGCATCCATGACACCTCTTATCACCTGTCCTGCATCTTTGTGGTTTTTGTCTGGGACCTCCGCGAAGTGCTCCCGCTATGCCTGGTTCCCCCTGCTTGTACGTGAGCCACTGCAATAACCTTGAAGAATGCCTTTGACGAGTCTATTGCAGGCGCTGGCTTTTGTTGCTGGTCTGCGGCTGTTTGCATGGTCGATGAGTCGACAAGCCACCACTGGCCACACTGGCTGGCAGAAAACACTGGTCTTTGACTGGAGCAGCAACAAACACAGTCCTCGGGCATAGAAGACGTGATTTATGTGACCCGTCAGTGTGCTCAGGGGCCCGCGGcgctgtattttttgtttttgttttacagtatCTGGACAATTGTGAATGTATAGACTTCATATTGCCCGCATGTTGTGCCTTTTAGTTTATGTTAGTCCTTTCAAAGTGCTGGGAGGAAGAAGGTTGACACAGTGAAGGCTTGTTCTTGTTCTTACATTCCTCTCTcgcttgttctctctctctctctctctctccaggtgggACCAGATGCAGGGCTCGGAGGAAAGATAGACAGGAGGTTACCTCTGTAATGTCAGCTAAGGCCAAGGTTTGTCAGAAACACACCTTGATGCCAAAAGAGATCCATGaaactctcctcttcctccgcatttttcttcctcttatcTTCTGTTGCTTCTTCTATTCTCTATCCATCTCTTTTCATCACTCTTCCTATTTGCCATCCATTTCACCATCACTGCAAATAACCGCAAGCCtgcttatttttcattttcactgtaCTGACCTCTGTAAACCAGGTGGTGAGTTATGTGTGAGTCTGAATTGTTAATGAAACCCATCCCCACAAGGTTCAGACTTAAGCTTTCCATTAAAACCATGTTGGTACAGATGCTTTTTGATCGCTAAATTATGAGCCAATGGACAGAGCTTGATCCagggcaaaaaaagaaaagcagagttATTTGACTCAAGTATTGCTGAAGTTTAAGTGAGATCACTTCTGAGGAAATAGGCCTAAGACAGAGATATGGGTTTTGATGTGCTTTTTATAAGTGTTATCTCATTGTCTTTATCTATAAAGCTCTttgtcacattttttattttattaccacGATTGCTACTATTTAAAATGCTTTGTACCTCTTTGCACATAATCAAGTAATTTAATACAGATCAAAAAAAATTGAGTGTTGCTGAGTGTTAGTTGAGAAGCTTGATACCATCGTCTACTGACatcagctggttagcttagcttagcataaacacTGAAATCAGGGGGGAAAGAGTTAGCCTGTCTCTGCTAAAAGATGCACATGGACTGAATAGTTTAATTTTGCTTTATGAAGTTGCACCAAACTCTGCAGTTTTACATTGTGTTAACTGTTTGCCTCACAGATTTATCAGCCACAGTAAGCAGCTGTTTTCAGCTACACTACCTGTTCAGCAACAGTTAGCATACACACATTGTTAGCAGATAACTAGCGCAGCTGATACCGCagggagaccaaaacagagataAAACTAAAATGAACGTTGGACCTTCTTTCAGCAGGTGAACAGAGGTATAATTAAAAATATCTTTTGTCAGAAAAATACCAAATATACAATGTGATCTTTATCTGGTCAAGATGTAAATGGGCAACAGGTTCATCTTAACAACTTTACAAAACGATAGCTGACAATGTTGCTCCGCCCACAAACATTTGGGCCAAAATTTAGAAATCAATCATTGCTGCTTTGCTTTCTATGCCCTAGTGGCAGAaaatagtttcttttttttaaatccctagCTTATACAACATTGACACAGAAGAAAGTCAGATAAATAAACGCTCTCATCTGTGTCCTGTAGGTGCTGCTCTGggtgctcctctctctgctgcctctAGTGGAAGGAGCTCATATGAAAGCTGGTGCTGCCAGTGTGGCATCAGACTCGGGCAACGCTGTGGGCCTGCTGGGAGGGCAGGAGGAGCGAGAGCCTCCTGTGACGTTAccagaggtggtggaggacgagAAGCAGGAAGACGACATTGACCCTTACACTACTTGGCACGCTCTATATGGTACTGAAGCTCTTCTGAAGGCGACATTTACAGCACGTCTGCTTCACCACGCAGTATTAGCATGTGGCTGGAGATCTGCTCTATATCTCAGTCATCTAAATATGTATGTGAGTTAAAAGGCGACACATTATGGAGGggtggtgaagtgtttgagtccacaaaacacttttggagtttcagggctAAACTACGTTGCAGccaatccaatacaattgaagtgaatggtgaccgattcttcaaacagaaaaaaaattcagaaaaatAGATACAAATGCCTCCATCCAGCTCCTCAAAACTGTGTCTTTAACACGTGTCTTTATATATTacgagtgaattttcattttttggagAACTAACCCTTTAAGGTAAAGTGCAGGAGAAATTGAGTCTCATtgcctgttattattattgaataaaTGCTTTCATGCCAACTCTCTGTTTACCGGTTCTATTTCCTCTCTGTTCCAGACCCATTTGTAATAGAAGAGGTGGATGACCATCCCAGTAGTCGTTGGGCGGGGCGCTCTCCACGCTCCTCTGACCCCACAGAGCCTCAACCCACAGGAtcacagaagaaaaagaagaagaggaagaggaaagacaaggaggaagtggaagagACGGGGAAAAGAGATAAAAAGGGCAGAGGTAAAAACAGGCGgccaaagcagagcagcagggactgccgggtggagaagagagagatgaaggttCGGGACCTGGGCCTCGGGTTTGACTCGGATGAGATTGTCCTCTTTAAGTTCTGTGTGGGCTCCTGTCAGTCCTCAAGAACAAATTACGACCTGGCCCTGAAGGCACTGCTGGAAAACGGGTCGGTGCCCCGGCGCAAAGTCAGCAGCCACCCCTGCTGCCGGCCCGACCGGTACGAGTCAGTTTCCTTCATGGACGCCCAGACCACATGGAGGACTATCCAGTCTTTATCTGCTGCCAGCTGCATGTGTATGGGCTGAAGATACAAACAAGGGAGAGGCTGATGAGAGCCGGTGTCATCCATCCTGACGGGAGAGGTGTCGAGACCTGGGTGTAGGAAGCAGCAAGAGGGGCGCACTGTCCTATTCACAGAGCAGAGGAAATACTGATGGCTGCTCTATGGCTTCCTGTGGTGCATTGCCAGATGAGGATAAGGAGGAGTGGGTGCAGCTGCATGATAGAGGGCGAAGGTCAGAATCAGAGATTGAGGGGGAGGTCAGCAGAGAATCACAGGCTGGATTTACAGTCGTCTCATCAAAGAATAATTGTTACTGGTTCTGGCAGGATGCAGCAGACCAGTCATTACTCAGAGAGGAGACGCTTTATGGGAACATGTTTTGATGTAACATGGGCGAGACAAAGCTCAAGAGACCCAGAGAAAGGACGCAGTTAAAGGACTGACACTGTGTTTATAAACTGAAAAGACTGATGTGATGTTCACAATAACTCACAGTAACGCCAGAAGTTCAATATTTCTTTTCTTCCCACACAAAGACGGGGACATTACGTTGGGCCGTTTCTATGTTCAGGTGAACTCAGCCAAATGGATGCCATGCATCTTCAT
It includes:
- the LOC128454582 gene encoding artemin; the protein is MADVVSKVLEVLLWVLLSLLPLVEGAHMKAGAASVASDSGNAVGLLGGQEEREPPVTLPEVVEDEKQEDDIDPYTTWHALYDPFVIEEVDDHPSSRWAGRSPRSSDPTEPQPTGSQKKKKKRKRKDKEEVEETGKRDKKGRGKNRRPKQSSRDCRVEKREMKVRDLGLGFDSDEIVLFKFCVGSCQSSRTNYDLALKALLENGSVPRRKVSSHPCCRPDRYESVSFMDAQTTWRTIQSLSAASCMCMG